Genomic segment of Arachis stenosperma cultivar V10309 chromosome 4, arast.V10309.gnm1.PFL2, whole genome shotgun sequence:
CCTGGTCCCTAGtggttaatataaaaataataataatagtaaaaaactCTGCCTATCATTTTTAGGcttttttttagtataaaagtaaaaatagtgATATAACCtaacattataattttttatgttttttaaaaatgtaaaaattaaaaaatatacaaatcgATAGGTTCGATTTTTGTAccttaaatcttttttttttaaacaaaaatctCTCGATTCGATTTCTGTACTTCTCACAAATCAAACGGTCTAATTTTTGTACATTGGTACCTCTCACAAATCGATTTCACATCTAAAAATAATACCCCAACAATTCacgtttaaaaaaaaaatacattgcTACCcaatatcaaaaacaaaaatatcatttttcaTTCACGCCGTTTTTTCCATTAAAAACTTCGCAAAAATTGTTTCGGATGTATAGACCATATCCATACAAGTCCGAGCATTAAAAAACTAGAGCAGgattaaaagtaaataaataaataaataataaaaattaaaattcaaaaaaaaaaagaaatacaagAAATATTAGTTATTATCGTGATTCTGAGTTAATATGCACATCTGATTATTAAAAGGTACATGTTATGATGTCTATATACATTTGTCTAACTtactaaaaaaagataaaaataaatatttaaattaaaaaatataaaaataaataatttgttaatatttaaaacttaTCATAAAAGATAAGTTCGGCAATTTCGACACCAAAATTATAGACACACACAGAATTTGCCTTATTAAAATAACCCATGTGAGACGCTTGGAGTGCACGTACAATGTACATGTTGCCGTACTTATCTGACTCAAAATCCATATCAAAATGAGTTGCTTGTTACAAATAATTATACTACTAATAAGATAATTCTAATGattgattaaataattaacgagTTACTTTGAAGGCTACAGCTTATAGCTAGTTACGCTGCTAATGTTTCATATATACATGCTGCCCATCTTGTACAATGAACAATGGGAATACACCAATCTTAACAAAGTATATGCTGCATTGATCTTTGTTTATATTGATTTTTAATCATCTTATCTAATCTTTAAATCAAATATTAGTTAATATATTGTTCTTTTTCTTAAATTATGTAACCAATATCAATATGTTAGTTGATTATTCTAAGAGAATGATTACattcttataaaattaatttaagaattcaATAGTAATAGGGTCTTAGCAAAACCATGTTTCGTTTTATTTTGGGTCCCATCCCAAAAAGAAAGCGTATGCGCAAAGAGAAAGGGGTTCGGTGGAGAGGGAAAAAATAGAAGCtacaaaagaaagcaagaaggGTATATAACTAACTAAAGGACCATATTGTGACACCTTGAGCAGATTTAGCTTGCGAAATATTTTGGTTTTAATTTAGCGTACACGAAAAACAGAATGGACTTAACTTACAAGCTTAAGCCAATGGTTTTTCATTTGTTACAAATatactttttctatttatataaattttttaatttggttttattCTGTCTCGTCATTCTAATTTTAGTCATCCATTAGTTATGATATGcattttataaaattggaaCTCTAGTAAGATGGCAGATAAGGTGTAAAAATGAAGTTAAGTTCCATCAGATTTTCCATATCCTTACTAAGCATATCCAAATCTTAACAGAGTATATAAAAGGTAAAAATTGCATTTAAGTTTGAGCTGAATACAGCTCTGATTAATTCCATGGTCAGTTTGAAAGCTTACATCAGATTAGTGCACTTTTTCATCCAGTGAATTCAATTGAATGTCTGCATCAAAATATCCTACCAGATCAACgaacaaaattaaacaaatcatATTAGGCACTGCTAAATTCTATTCACCAAGAATTCAACACTTACTCCATCTGATGCTGCTGCGGCAAGAATCAGAAACAGCATTATGACATATCTCTGCACATGAAGATATCATCAAGAACGTAGTACTTGTCAATGACAAGCAGAAGAAAATTGTAGTAGATTCCTCAGCATATCAGCATATCAGCTGTTATACATAAAAAACCTACAGGGAAAAATGGCAGAGAGACAGCATATGAGCTTCACTTCAGGtagcaaagaaaataaaagaagtgTTACTCGTGAAAGATTAATCACCGAGTATTGCAAATCGCTTATAATACTATTAGTTACAACATAACATGTGATTTTATCATAGTTGATAATGATATCAATCCATAAGGATGCAGCAGTTCTTGTTAAAATAGGAAAATAGCAAACCTTGTCACTTCATGATTATTATCAAGAAAAGGCAGGTACACAAACAGAACTAGTAAATAGTCAAATGAATGACACACAAGTCAACACATTCCAGCAGAGAAAATCTCCAATTTGTAGAAGTTTTTTATTCTCCAAATTGCAGTAATTACACACAAATTTTAAACTTGAAAGCAATGCAATAAAAAAACCCAACAGATTAACATAAAATGAAGAGAGAAATGAATAAACTATATCAATCAAATGATCAATCATACACCTATACAACCTGTGCAAACAACTCATTGAGCTCACTATAGAGAATCCAATCCCTAACAGTAGATCAAACCCTACAAATTTCTATGGTGCATTCTGGAATTTACATAACACAGGAATCACAAATCCACAATCACAATATTAGTAACACAGAACACAAGCAAGAAAGCAAACATTGCATATTTGCTTAGTAATAATACCTATATGACAGCACTCCTCTGTCTAACCCTAGCTTTCTCAGCATCAATAATAGACTCCACAAGCTTCACCGCATTCTCAAGCTTCCCCTGGGCATTCACTACACAATAATCAAAATTCTTCACGTGCTTCACCTCCTCCTTAGCCGTCGCTATCCTCACAAGCAGCGACTCCACCGTCTCCGTCTTCCGATCCACCAGCCTCTCCACCATCGCCGCCTCACTCTCCGCCACTAGAAAAATAAACACCGCCGATTTCCCCAGCACCTTCCTCAGCGTCTGCGCCCCCTGTATATCAACCCTAAGCACAATATCATAACCCTTCGCCATGAACTCTCTGATCTGCTGCTTTGGCACGCCCTTATAGTCACCGTACACCAGCGCGTACTCGAGAAGCTCGTTGCCCTCCACCATGGAGAGAAACTCCTCCTTCGAGACGAAGTAGTAGTCCTGGCCGTGAACTTCGGTAGGGCGCTTCGGGCGCGTGGTGGCGGTTATGACGAAGTGAAGGTTGCGGCGGGAGTCCCGGAGCCGTTGGATGAGTGCGTCCTTGCCGACGCCGCTGGGGCCGCAGATGACGATTATGAGTGGATTCGGGTCGGGTCGGAGGGGTTCCGAGCTGAATGAGGATCCGAGTGAGGATTCAAGGGAGCGGAGGAGTTCGGAGCGGTCGGCTTTGTCGATGGAAGGGATCCGGTTGGTGTCGCCCATTCTAGATGAGTAAGAGTG
This window contains:
- the LOC130973305 gene encoding guanylate kinase 3, chloroplastic, producing MFRRWLCTSLPHSLPTFPLITAKPKPTRLSISLTCLSITARHSYSSRMGDTNRIPSIDKADRSELLRSLESSLGSSFSSEPLRPDPNPLIIVICGPSGVGKDALIQRLRDSRRNLHFVITATTRPKRPTEVHGQDYYFVSKEEFLSMVEGNELLEYALVYGDYKGVPKQQIREFMAKGYDIVLRVDIQGAQTLRKVLGKSAVFIFLVAESEAAMVERLVDRKTETVESLLVRIATAKEEVKHVKNFDYCVVNAQGKLENAVKLVESIIDAEKARVRQRSAVI